From the Paenibacillus sp. MMS20-IR301 genome, the window CATTTGTTCCAATCATGACCCATCGGCCTCCCTTCTGTTAATGATAAACCCAATATTAAATGGCGCTGCTGCCCATTGTCAACCCTGAAACTGGTAAAGTTTAATTTATTTAAATTTATGCCAGTCCTGATTGCTGTTCTCCAGCAGATGCCCAAAATCATTCTCCAGACGCTTCTGCTCTGCCTTGCGCTTGTCCTCTGCTTCCTTCAGGACAGCCTCCTTTTTACTTTGCTCTTCGGCCTTCAGCGCATCCGACTGCGCCTTCAGCTTATCGAGCACCTCCCGGCTGAGCATGTCCTTCAGTGTTGCCGGAGCATCCGCTGCCGCAGGGCGGGAAGCCGGGATATTTTTGTTCTTTTTAGCCAAGTGAATCATCCTTTCAAGTAGTCCATTTAGTTCAAATTTGTTTTAGTTATAGGTCTTTTCGTTTATAATGTACAGTAAGAGGTGAGCCTAATGAAATCCACAGAGTTATGTCCAAGGTTACAAAAAAGCATGGATATTATCGGCAGACGCTGGACGGGCTTAATCATCTATCAGCTGCTGCAGGGACCTCAGCGCTTCGGCGCAATCGAGGCTTCACTGCCGGTCAGCGGCAGACTTTTGTCCGAACGGCTGAAGGAACTGGAGCAGGAAGGAATTGTCCTGCGCGAGGTTTTTCCCGAAACGCCTGTTAGGATTCAATATTCACTTACCGACAAGGGCCGGGCGCTGGAATCCGTCATCCGTGATCTGGAGGTCTGGTCGGAATCCTGGATTACGGAAGAGGAATGCCGGAAGGAATCACCCGCTCCGCAATAAATACTCAAGCACTGCAACACGTCCATGGTATGCGATATATACATTTACAGCTTGCGGCCGATAATTACCAGGTCACGCGGGATGCCGTCCATAACGGCTACACCCGGCAGCAGGCCCCACTGCTCGAACCCGAACTTCCGCAGCAGCGAGAGGCTTGGCCCGTTATGGCCAAACACAAAGCCGACAAGGTTCTGCAGGCCAAGCCGCGGACATTCCTCGACTGCCTTGGCCAGCAGAAGGCTCCCGGCACCAGTGCCGCGGAATTTCTCATTTACATAGACGCTGATCTCCGCCGTTCCATTATACGCCGGACGTCCGTAGAACGACTGGAAGCTGAACCACGCCGCAATCTCGCTGCCTTGTCTTAGTACCCACAGCGGTCGGTGATGGCTGTTATGCTCATGGAACCACTTCACTCTGTCCTCCACGCCCACCGGCTCAAGATCTGCTGTCACCATTCTCCCGGCAACCGTCGAATTATAAATTTCCACAATCGCCCCCAAATCCTCAAAAACTGCATCCTCTATGCTGTAGGCCTGCCAATTCATGCTGCTATTCCTCCTCAAAGTTGTGTGTTACTTAAGTCCAGTATGTTCCAGACTCCATTGCCACAGACGAGCAGCTTCTTCAGCATTTGCAGCACGCGGGGAAAGTTCCTGGATCTTGCGGCGGTAATAGTATTGCCCGCTTACCTTACTCAGCTCCGGTGCAGTTGCCAGATAGATCGCCGTATCTGCCCCCTTCTCTGGAGTCAGGAAGAAATAGGACAGCAGCTTCAGCAGCGAGCGCCCGAAGCCTGTCTCCCGGTTCACCCCGATGCTTGTCCCCACCGCGCCAGGATGGACGGAGTTCACAGTAACTCTTGTACCCTGCAGAAGCACGGCGAGTTCGCGGGTGAAGAGAATGTTAGCCAGCTTGGAACGGGCATACGCCTTAGCCGGGTTGAAACCGCGTGACAGCGTATGATCCTCCAGATACAGCTTGCCAATCTTGTAAGCACCGGAGGCCACAACTACAATCCTTCCTTGTTCCGCAGCCTTGAGCGTATCCAGCAGCAGATTCGTCAGCAGAAAATGACCCAGATGATTCACACCGAAATCCTGCTCATAGCCGTCTTCCGTAAGCTCACGTTTGACAGCCACCACGCCCGCATTATTAATCAGCACATCAAGCACCGGATAGCTGGCTGTAAATTCCCCGGCAAAAGCACGGATGCTTGCAAATGAACCCAGATCGCAAAGCATTAGCCGGATCTGTTCCGAGCCGCTCTGACGTTTTGCTTCGGAAAGTGCTTCCTCCCCGCGTTTGCGGCTGCGGCAGGCCATAATTACAGCAGCTCCTCTGCGCGCCATATCTATTGCCGTAGCCAGTCCCATTCCGGAATTCGCCCCCGTGACCAGCACGGTTTTTCCTTTCATGGTCATCTTCCCTTCTCTCGCGGACCTGCCCGGCGGGGCCTGGCATGGCCTTTTCAGAGTACATGTTTTATGATTATGTTACATCATTTCACCAAGGGGAACTAGCCCCCGGGCAGGCAATCGCTGCTTAAAGCTGCTTATTTCTGCTTCAAATGAACAATCCTATTTCAAAATGCGGGAGGTGGATCCGGAGTCTATCCGGAAATAATGAATAATTTTGGACCGAATATTATTGTACTGACCGTACCTATGATGTCCCCTGTGCTGGGACCAACTCTGATCTACCCTGTGCTCTTAAAAGATGACGATGGACTGACGCTGATCGACACCGGCATGTTCGGCCAATACGATTCGCTGATTCAGGCCATTGAGCAAGCAGGTGAGAACCTCTCCAGCATCAAGCGTATAATTCTGACCCATCAGGATATCGATCACATCGGCAATCTTCCGGTGCTGGTCCGGGAACTTCCCGGTGTGCAGCTGTTTGCGCATCCCGGTGATATTCCGGTAATCTCCGGCCGGCAAACGATGCTCAAGATGACACCTGAGCGGATCAGTAAGATGCCGCCAGTTTTTCAAGAACAGATCAACGCATTCCTGTCGCAGCTGGCGCAGCTCGGGAAAATCACAGAGCTGCATGACGGCCAGCAGCTCCCTTGGGGCGGTGGTGCCGAAGTGATCCATACCCCCGGCCACACGCCAGGGCATATCTGCCTCTACCTCCCGCAGGAAAAGCTGCTGCTCGCTGCCGATGAGCTGCGGGTCGTAGAGGGCAAGCTGGCCGGGCCGGCTGAATCCGCTACACCGGATATGCCGCTTGCGCTCCGCAGCCTGCATAAGCTGGAGGGGTTAGCGGTCCAGAGTATCCTCTGCTACCACGGCGGATATTATGACGGCAGCCCGCAGGAACTCATTGCGGAGCTTACAGCCGGACTCTGAGCCGGAGCTTCGCAGTCTCCTGTCACATAGAAAGGCTGCCCGCCTGCAGAGCATGATCTGCGGGCGGGCAGCCTTTTGTAATTGGCAAACGGCAAATGTATGCGGAAAACCGAATACATTTGGCTACTATAAGGGCATACGGGCCAATTGTATGTGAAAATCCGAATACAATGTGATGCCGTGACAGCAACCGTTCTGGCAAGCCCG encodes:
- a CDS encoding YqkE family protein, yielding MAKKNKNIPASRPAAADAPATLKDMLSREVLDKLKAQSDALKAEEQSKKEAVLKEAEDKRKAEQKRLENDFGHLLENSNQDWHKFK
- a CDS encoding helix-turn-helix domain-containing protein; amino-acid sequence: MKSTELCPRLQKSMDIIGRRWTGLIIYQLLQGPQRFGAIEASLPVSGRLLSERLKELEQEGIVLREVFPETPVRIQYSLTDKGRALESVIRDLEVWSESWITEEECRKESPAPQ
- a CDS encoding GNAT family N-acetyltransferase codes for the protein MNWQAYSIEDAVFEDLGAIVEIYNSTVAGRMVTADLEPVGVEDRVKWFHEHNSHHRPLWVLRQGSEIAAWFSFQSFYGRPAYNGTAEISVYVNEKFRGTGAGSLLLAKAVEECPRLGLQNLVGFVFGHNGPSLSLLRKFGFEQWGLLPGVAVMDGIPRDLVIIGRKL
- a CDS encoding SDR family oxidoreductase, which gives rise to MKGKTVLVTGANSGMGLATAIDMARRGAAVIMACRSRKRGEEALSEAKRQSGSEQIRLMLCDLGSFASIRAFAGEFTASYPVLDVLINNAGVVAVKRELTEDGYEQDFGVNHLGHFLLTNLLLDTLKAAEQGRIVVVASGAYKIGKLYLEDHTLSRGFNPAKAYARSKLANILFTRELAVLLQGTRVTVNSVHPGAVGTSIGVNRETGFGRSLLKLLSYFFLTPEKGADTAIYLATAPELSKVSGQYYYRRKIQELSPRAANAEEAARLWQWSLEHTGLK
- a CDS encoding MBL fold metallo-hydrolase — protein: MNNFGPNIIVLTVPMMSPVLGPTLIYPVLLKDDDGLTLIDTGMFGQYDSLIQAIEQAGENLSSIKRIILTHQDIDHIGNLPVLVRELPGVQLFAHPGDIPVISGRQTMLKMTPERISKMPPVFQEQINAFLSQLAQLGKITELHDGQQLPWGGGAEVIHTPGHTPGHICLYLPQEKLLLAADELRVVEGKLAGPAESATPDMPLALRSLHKLEGLAVQSILCYHGGYYDGSPQELIAELTAGL